One genomic window of Sodaliphilus pleomorphus includes the following:
- a CDS encoding restriction endonuclease subunit S has product MKKYRLKDIATVEISSVDKKTKESETNVRLCNFTDVYYNWAITKDKHDNFMEATANNKEISRFLFKKGQVALTKDSETRYDIGIATYIADDFEDVVLGYHCALITPDESKVVGCYLNAFLHSNMSRKYFANSASGSGQRYTLSIQTIEEMPILLPEIEEQKQIGKLFSNIDRKIEINRSLNHNLVAMAKQLYDYWFVQFDFPDENGKPYKSSGGLMVWNNVLKREIPATWKVVNIFDAVNVRYGFPFATENFTEEVTSTPIVRIRDILEGTVSAYSLEETDDKYKLQEGDLLVGMDGNFHMNYWHDNTAYLNQRCVRFRMKEDSSISAIQTYYNIQPYIKAKEKNAKGSTVGHLSDKDLKEIYVIAPQNSNNFHPRVFFDTLLTQMVKNKQQILELIKQRDELLPLLMNGQVSLLNCD; this is encoded by the coding sequence ATGAAAAAGTATAGACTCAAGGATATTGCCACAGTTGAAATTAGTAGTGTTGACAAAAAGACAAAAGAGAGTGAAACTAATGTTCGCCTTTGTAATTTTACGGATGTCTATTATAATTGGGCTATAACCAAAGATAAACATGATAATTTTATGGAGGCTACAGCCAATAATAAAGAAATTAGTCGTTTCCTTTTCAAAAAAGGGCAAGTTGCACTGACAAAAGATAGTGAAACACGTTATGATATTGGTATTGCCACTTACATAGCTGATGATTTTGAAGATGTCGTATTAGGCTATCATTGCGCCTTGATTACACCTGATGAAAGCAAAGTAGTCGGTTGTTATCTCAATGCTTTTTTGCACTCAAATATGAGTCGTAAATATTTTGCTAATAGCGCAAGTGGAAGTGGGCAACGTTATACATTGTCTATCCAAACAATAGAAGAAATGCCTATTCTTCTACCCGAAATAGAGGAGCAGAAGCAAATAGGGAAACTTTTCTCTAACATTGACCGTAAAATAGAAATCAATCGTTCGCTAAATCATAATTTAGTGGCGATGGCAAAGCAGCTATACGACTATTGGTTCGTGCAGTTTGATTTTCCCGATGAGAATGGCAAGCCGTACAAGTCATCGGGTGGTTTGATGGTATGGAATAATGTACTTAAAAGAGAAATTCCGGCAACATGGAAAGTTGTTAATATCTTTGATGCTGTCAATGTGAGATATGGTTTTCCGTTTGCAACAGAGAATTTTACAGAAGAAGTCACATCTACCCCAATAGTTAGAATTAGGGATATATTAGAAGGAACTGTTTCTGCATATTCTTTAGAAGAAACCGATGACAAGTACAAGCTTCAAGAAGGCGATCTATTAGTGGGAATGGATGGAAACTTCCATATGAATTATTGGCATGATAATACTGCCTACCTAAATCAACGATGTGTAAGGTTTAGAATGAAAGAAGATTCTTCTATTTCCGCAATTCAGACATACTATAACATTCAACCTTATATTAAAGCTAAGGAGAAAAATGCCAAAGGTTCAACTGTAGGACACTTATCTGATAAAGATTTAAAGGAAATATATGTAATAGCCCCACAAAATTCAAACAACTTCCATCCAAGAGTTTTTTTTGATACTCTGCTAACCCAGATGGTTAAGAATAAACAACAGATATTGGAATTGATAAAGCAACGTGATGAACTACTCCCATTGCTAATGAACGGTCAGGTGTCGCTTCTAAATTGCGACTGA
- the xerA gene encoding site-specific tyrosine recombinase/integron integrase has translation MKEKTIENILAEMSDILDTRQQERLREVLKTAFEQVVMMPVKSEEQQREQANGELLQAFISAKKIEGCSEKTLCYYQSSIEALLRNEQKRIGELETNDIRSYLARYQEERGSSRVTIDNLRRIFSSFFAWLEDEDYIAKSPVRRIHKVRTESLVKEVINDEHMEVLRDTCHEIRDLAMIDLLASTGMRVGELVKMNREDIDFHERQCVVFGKGNKEREVYFNARTKIHLKRYLESRTDKNPALFVSLSLPHNRLTIGGVETRLRQLGKQAGLNKVHPHKFRRTLATMAIDKGMPIEQVQRLLGHVKIDTTLHYAMVNQANVKMAHRKYIG, from the coding sequence ATGAAAGAGAAAACAATAGAGAACATTCTTGCCGAGATGTCTGATATTTTGGATACAAGGCAACAAGAAAGATTGCGAGAGGTATTGAAAACCGCCTTTGAACAAGTGGTAATGATGCCAGTCAAAAGTGAAGAACAACAACGAGAGCAAGCTAATGGCGAACTACTACAAGCCTTTATTTCTGCCAAGAAAATAGAAGGTTGCTCAGAGAAAACATTATGCTACTACCAATCGTCCATAGAAGCCTTGTTGAGAAATGAACAAAAACGAATAGGTGAACTCGAAACAAACGACATTCGCTCCTATCTTGCTCGCTATCAAGAGGAACGTGGCTCAAGTAGAGTTACGATAGACAACCTAAGGCGCATATTTTCCAGCTTCTTTGCATGGTTGGAGGATGAAGACTATATCGCTAAAAGCCCTGTACGCCGTATTCATAAAGTGCGTACTGAAAGCCTTGTCAAAGAAGTAATAAACGATGAACACATGGAGGTATTGCGTGATACCTGTCACGAAATCAGAGACTTGGCAATGATTGACTTGTTGGCTTCCACAGGTATGCGTGTAGGCGAATTGGTAAAGATGAACCGTGAAGACATAGACTTTCACGAACGGCAATGCGTTGTATTTGGCAAGGGCAACAAGGAAAGAGAAGTCTATTTCAATGCTCGAACAAAAATACATCTTAAACGGTATCTTGAAAGTCGAACAGACAAGAATCCTGCTTTGTTTGTATCTTTGTCCTTGCCCCACAACAGGCTGACAATAGGAGGAGTAGAAACACGTTTGCGCCAACTTGGTAAGCAAGCAGGGCTGAACAAGGTGCATCCGCACAAGTTTCGTCGCACCTTAGCTACTATGGCTATTGATAAAGGTATGCCCATTGAACAGGTGCAGCGGCTATTAGGACATGTAAAGATTGATACTACCCTACATTACGCTATGGTAAATCAAGCAAATGTAAAAATGGCACACCGAAAGTATATAGGCTGA
- a CDS encoding LemA family protein translates to MANQLDELTGPVNSNGRDIHVIDKQLPVTVGAGSTVFEIALWVTIPVLVLLSVALFGQHMTHPLEVGVVGCLAGVLPGVIFIFMKIKARNYFQQLEQRIQAETSNIDNYLEQRVQILQNVAGLVDRAIDLDKDVMKAVAALRSGVNINDQNRNAVSQQVDTAFGRLFPQVEAYPELKAHDAIADAMQQNSYLQREITAARTVYNSRVTQWNTDIFSWPTKMIVAARQGYTTRIPFTASAQVREAARAKFF, encoded by the coding sequence ATGGCAAATCAACTTGACGAACTCACAGGCCCGGTAAACAGCAACGGCCGCGACATCCATGTCATCGACAAGCAACTGCCCGTGACTGTGGGCGCGGGCTCAACCGTGTTTGAAATTGCGCTGTGGGTCACCATCCCCGTGCTGGTGCTCTTGAGCGTGGCACTCTTTGGACAACACATGACCCACCCGCTCGAGGTGGGCGTCGTGGGGTGCCTGGCGGGCGTGCTGCCAGGCGTGATCTTCATCTTCATGAAAATCAAGGCCCGCAACTACTTCCAGCAGCTCGAGCAGCGCATTCAGGCCGAGACCTCCAACATCGACAACTACCTTGAACAGCGCGTGCAAATATTGCAAAACGTGGCGGGCCTGGTAGACCGCGCCATCGACCTCGACAAAGACGTGATGAAGGCGGTGGCCGCCCTGCGCAGCGGCGTGAACATCAACGACCAGAACCGCAACGCGGTGAGCCAGCAAGTAGACACCGCCTTTGGCCGCCTGTTTCCCCAGGTTGAGGCCTATCCCGAGCTCAAGGCTCACGACGCCATTGCCGACGCCATGCAGCAAAACTCCTACCTGCAGCGCGAGATCACTGCAGCCCGCACCGTCTACAACAGCCGCGTGACCCAGTGGAACACCGACATCTTCTCGTGGCCCACCAAGATGATTGTGGCTGCACGCCAGGGCTACACCACCCGCATCCCGTTTACCGCCTCGGCCCAGGTGAGAGAAGCGGCAAGAGCAAAGTTTTTCTAA
- a CDS encoding N-6 DNA methylase codes for MMDIKKETIRLIDDLKATCQSYGLGNDGNEYKIITQIFLYKFLNDKFGYELKRAKSRIADKIRNADQWEKAYTELTDNERQLLMIALPPESLKLQPQHLLSTLWNQSSRGDFDIIFDATMTDIAEQNLDIFSTQTTQNTKIPLFEKLTPYVTDSDQRPAFARALVDKLVNFSFEKAFSSGYDFFAAIFEYLIKDYNTAGGGKYAEYYTPHAIATIMARLLVGNDENLHNIEIYDPSAGTGTLLIALAHQIGNSKCTIFAQDISQRSNKMLKLNLLLNGLVTSLDNAIQGDTLVAPYHKNDIGTALRQFDYVVSNPPFKMDFSDTREKLAAQPARFWAGVPRVPAKKKESMAIYTCFIQHVINSLKDTGKGAIVIPTGFITAKSGIENKILKHIVDKKIVYGVVSMPSNVFANTGTNVSVLFFDKSAKRDSVVLIDASKLGEKTKIDGNQKTVLHDEDVEKIISSFNNAEAIDDFSVVVSYDEIKEKNYSLSAGQYFDIKIEYVDITEEKFNKRMADYRKTLTEQFAESHKLENEIMRQLDSLKFNE; via the coding sequence ATAATGGATATTAAAAAAGAAACAATACGACTGATAGATGATTTAAAAGCTACTTGCCAATCCTACGGACTTGGCAACGACGGCAACGAGTACAAAATTATCACCCAAATATTTCTCTACAAATTTCTGAATGATAAATTCGGTTATGAACTAAAGCGAGCAAAAAGTCGCATTGCAGATAAAATCAGAAATGCCGATCAGTGGGAAAAAGCATATACCGAACTCACCGATAATGAGCGGCAATTACTCATGATCGCTTTGCCGCCTGAATCGCTTAAACTCCAGCCACAGCACTTGCTTTCTACCTTATGGAATCAATCAAGCCGAGGAGATTTTGACATAATTTTTGATGCAACAATGACTGATATTGCCGAGCAAAATCTCGATATTTTCTCCACGCAAACTACCCAAAACACCAAAATTCCACTATTTGAGAAACTTACACCCTACGTCACCGACTCCGACCAGCGTCCTGCATTCGCTCGTGCATTGGTTGACAAACTCGTAAACTTCTCATTCGAGAAAGCATTTTCAAGTGGCTATGATTTTTTTGCCGCCATCTTTGAATACCTTATCAAAGATTACAACACTGCAGGAGGTGGAAAATATGCCGAATATTACACTCCACACGCTATTGCAACAATTATGGCCCGACTGCTCGTTGGCAATGATGAGAATCTGCACAACATAGAAATCTATGACCCATCGGCAGGGACTGGAACGTTGCTGATAGCGCTTGCACACCAAATAGGCAACAGCAAGTGCACGATCTTCGCACAGGACATTTCACAGCGCAGCAACAAGATGTTAAAACTCAACTTGCTACTAAACGGCCTTGTCACATCGCTCGACAACGCAATTCAAGGCGATACACTCGTTGCACCTTATCACAAGAACGACATCGGCACGGCTTTGCGTCAATTCGACTATGTGGTTTCCAATCCACCATTCAAAATGGATTTCTCCGACACCCGCGAAAAGCTTGCCGCGCAACCTGCACGTTTTTGGGCTGGAGTGCCTAGGGTGCCTGCCAAGAAAAAAGAAAGTATGGCTATATACACCTGCTTCATTCAGCATGTAATCAACTCGCTAAAAGATACAGGAAAGGGGGCTATCGTGATTCCCACAGGCTTCATCACTGCAAAATCAGGCATTGAAAATAAAATCTTGAAGCACATTGTCGACAAGAAGATTGTGTATGGTGTGGTATCGATGCCGTCAAATGTATTTGCCAACACTGGCACTAATGTGTCTGTGCTATTTTTCGATAAGTCGGCAAAACGTGATTCTGTCGTGCTCATTGATGCTTCAAAACTTGGTGAAAAAACCAAGATTGACGGCAACCAGAAGACTGTGCTCCACGATGAGGATGTAGAAAAGATCATTTCATCATTCAACAATGCCGAAGCGATAGATGATTTCTCGGTGGTAGTTTCCTATGATGAAATCAAGGAGAAAAACTACTCACTCTCAGCGGGTCAATATTTCGATATAAAAATCGAATATGTAGATATTACCGAAGAGAAATTCAACAAACGCATGGCTGACTACCGTAAAACGCTCACTGAGCAATTTGCCGAAAGTCACAAGCTTGAAAATGAAATCATGCGCCAGTTGGATAGTTTGAAATTTAACGAGTAA
- a CDS encoding cytochrome ubiquinol oxidase subunit I, translating into MNELMNVVDWSRAQFALTAIYHWLFVPLTLGLGVIVAVMETMYYRTRSEKWLATTKFWMTLFGVNFAIGVATGIIMEFEFGTNWSNYSWFVGDIFGAPLAIEGILAFFMESTFIAVMFFGWKRVSPKFHLASTWLTAIGASLSALWILVANAWMQDPVGCHFNPETMRNEMTSFWAVATSPTAMAKFFHTVLSAWTLGGAFVAGVSGWMLLKGRNKAHCMRSLKVGGWVGAIGIVLTIATGDSSAVTVSQKQPMKLAAMEGLYRGQNAQSLVAFGILNPAKRVDNDEDPFLFEVSIPYGLSILANKDPQSFVPGINDIINGVSKDREGKLVNTVSYTERIARGQRAQDAVKAYDAASRSDDRKQLDNINKVLDEDFKYFGYGYLDKPAEAVPPVAMTFYTFRLMVMVGGYLLLFMLAVLLLAYKPRLVEGKKWARWWYILSIVTVPLTYVCSASGWIVAEVGRQPWAIQDLMPNKVAISDLSASYVQVTFWIFAVIFTALLVADVSILLTQIAKKSKTDLDTVQA; encoded by the coding sequence ATGAATGAACTAATGAACGTTGTAGACTGGTCGCGTGCACAATTTGCACTCACCGCCATTTATCACTGGCTCTTTGTGCCGCTCACGCTGGGCCTGGGCGTGATCGTGGCTGTGATGGAGACCATGTACTACCGCACACGTAGCGAGAAGTGGCTGGCCACGACCAAGTTTTGGATGACCCTGTTTGGGGTGAACTTTGCCATAGGCGTAGCCACGGGCATCATCATGGAGTTTGAGTTTGGCACCAACTGGTCGAACTACAGCTGGTTTGTGGGCGACATCTTCGGCGCGCCGCTGGCCATCGAGGGCATACTGGCCTTCTTCATGGAGTCGACCTTCATTGCGGTCATGTTTTTCGGCTGGAAGCGGGTGAGTCCCAAGTTTCACCTGGCCTCGACGTGGCTCACAGCCATAGGGGCGAGCCTCTCGGCGCTGTGGATACTGGTGGCCAACGCGTGGATGCAGGACCCTGTGGGGTGCCACTTCAACCCTGAGACGATGCGCAACGAGATGACGAGCTTCTGGGCGGTGGCCACGTCGCCCACGGCGATGGCCAAGTTTTTCCACACGGTGCTCAGTGCCTGGACGCTGGGCGGTGCCTTTGTAGCGGGCGTGAGCGGCTGGATGCTGCTCAAGGGGCGCAACAAGGCGCACTGCATGCGCAGCCTCAAGGTGGGCGGCTGGGTAGGCGCGATAGGCATCGTGCTCACCATCGCCACGGGCGACTCGAGCGCCGTGACCGTGAGCCAGAAGCAGCCCATGAAGCTGGCAGCCATGGAGGGCCTGTACCGCGGCCAGAACGCGCAGTCGCTGGTGGCCTTTGGCATCTTGAACCCGGCCAAGCGTGTCGACAACGATGAGGACCCGTTTCTCTTTGAGGTGTCGATACCCTACGGGCTGTCGATACTGGCCAACAAGGACCCGCAATCGTTTGTGCCTGGCATCAACGACATCATCAACGGTGTGAGCAAGGACCGCGAGGGCAAGCTGGTGAACACGGTGTCGTATACCGAGCGCATAGCGCGCGGCCAGCGTGCGCAAGATGCGGTGAAGGCCTATGACGCGGCCAGCCGCAGCGACGACCGCAAGCAGCTCGACAACATCAACAAGGTGCTCGACGAGGACTTCAAGTACTTCGGCTACGGCTATCTCGACAAGCCTGCCGAGGCCGTGCCGCCAGTGGCCATGACGTTCTACACCTTCCGCCTGATGGTGATGGTGGGCGGCTACCTGCTGCTCTTCATGCTGGCAGTGCTGCTGCTGGCCTACAAGCCCCGCCTGGTAGAGGGCAAGAAGTGGGCACGCTGGTGGTATATACTGAGCATCGTGACCGTGCCGCTCACCTATGTGTGCTCGGCCAGCGGCTGGATTGTGGCCGAGGTGGGCCGCCAGCCCTGGGCCATACAGGACCTGATGCCCAACAAGGTGGCCATAAGCGACCTCTCGGCCAGCTATGTGCAGGTCACCTTCTGGATATTTGCCGTGATTTTCACGGCGCTGCTCGTGGCCGACGTGAGCATCTTGCTCACGCAGATTGCCAAGAAGTCGAAGACCGACCTCGACACGGTGCAGGCCTGA
- a CDS encoding DUF4492 domain-containing protein — protein MSKTCTTPHSDTSAARDGLSTPAARERACWPVRVYRFYRDGFKGMTVGRTLWAIIGIKLIVFFVILRWIFFPDFLSSKGRNDQEKAQYVREQMTGRR, from the coding sequence ATGAGCAAGACCTGCACCACACCCCACAGCGACACTTCGGCGGCCCGAGACGGCCTCAGCACGCCGGCGGCCCGTGAACGGGCGTGCTGGCCGGTGAGGGTGTACCGGTTTTACCGCGACGGCTTCAAGGGCATGACGGTGGGGCGCACGCTGTGGGCCATCATCGGCATCAAGCTCATTGTGTTTTTTGTGATACTGCGCTGGATTTTCTTCCCCGACTTCTTGAGCTCGAAGGGGCGCAACGACCAGGAGAAGGCGCAATACGTGCGCGAGCAGATGACGGGCCGGCGCTGA
- a CDS encoding restriction endonuclease subunit S encodes MKLSEIIDVFITGDWGNESPSLEAPHAVSCVRGADIVPISNNEFVNIPLRYVSEHSFQQKLLQVGDIVIEKSGGSPTQSTGRAVYISQALLSASKNVVCSNFCVAFRVKEGWNSFFIYQYWQYLYNSGVFFNFEGKTSGIKNLQLDIALSTIEIEPYPIEKQISIANCLETFDEKIAFNRSINHNLRARREQRKNLFSLPSRSRKWRRQSQFRSDT; translated from the coding sequence ATGAAGTTATCAGAGATTATTGATGTTTTTATAACAGGAGATTGGGGCAATGAGTCTCCAAGTTTAGAAGCCCCTCATGCAGTTTCTTGCGTGAGAGGAGCAGACATCGTACCCATAAGTAACAATGAATTTGTCAATATTCCCCTTCGCTATGTCTCTGAGCACTCATTTCAACAGAAATTGCTACAGGTAGGAGATATTGTTATAGAGAAATCAGGAGGAAGTCCCACCCAATCAACAGGGCGTGCTGTGTATATCTCTCAAGCCCTGCTCTCCGCATCAAAGAATGTTGTTTGTTCTAATTTCTGCGTTGCTTTTAGAGTAAAAGAGGGATGGAACTCATTCTTTATCTATCAATATTGGCAGTATCTGTATAATAGTGGCGTGTTTTTTAACTTTGAAGGGAAAACATCAGGTATAAAGAACCTCCAATTGGATATAGCCCTCTCTACCATTGAGATTGAGCCATATCCAATTGAGAAGCAAATATCCATAGCCAACTGCTTAGAAACTTTTGATGAGAAAATTGCATTTAATCGTTCGATAAATCATAATTTACGTGCAAGGCGAGAGCAGAGGAAAAACTTGTTCTCTCTGCCGAGCCGAAGCCGTAAATGGCGACGTCAGTCGCAATTTAGAAGCGACACCTGA
- a CDS encoding cytochrome d ubiquinol oxidase subunit II, translating into MTYYILQNYWWLIISVLGALLVFLLFVQGGQSMLVCARDQEQRTLMVNSLGRKWEFTFTTLVTFGGAFFASFPLFYSTSFGGAYWLWMLILFSFVVQAVSYEYRTKGGNVYGTRCFDTLLLVNGVLGPVLLGVVVGSMFFGNEFTVTKSKVLDVANSAISTWGAGHGLEAIACWKNLVFGFMVLMLARTLASLYFINNIDDEQLRSSQRRHLWVNGLAFVVLFLATLALILTAQGVETDDTGNARWVDYKYLHNYLDMWWNLVLLAAGVVAVLWGIGKTLAVKSYTGGIWWAGLGTVAVVLTLFFTLGYNDTAYYPSIIDANSSLSLRNSSSSLFTLEVMSWVSVLVPFVLAYIFYAWHSIDHVKITRDEMHDTDPDDKY; encoded by the coding sequence ATGACTTACTATATTCTTCAAAACTACTGGTGGCTCATCATCTCGGTGCTGGGAGCCCTGCTGGTGTTTCTGCTCTTTGTGCAGGGCGGGCAGTCGATGCTCGTGTGCGCCCGCGACCAGGAGCAGCGCACGCTCATGGTCAACTCGCTGGGGCGCAAGTGGGAGTTCACGTTCACCACGCTGGTCACCTTCGGGGGGGCGTTTTTCGCCTCGTTCCCGCTGTTCTACTCCACGAGCTTCGGCGGCGCCTACTGGCTGTGGATGCTCATCTTGTTCAGCTTTGTGGTGCAAGCCGTGAGCTACGAGTACCGCACCAAGGGGGGCAACGTGTATGGCACGCGCTGCTTCGACACGCTGCTGCTCGTGAACGGCGTGCTGGGCCCGGTGCTGCTGGGCGTGGTCGTGGGCAGCATGTTTTTTGGCAACGAGTTTACGGTGACCAAGAGCAAGGTGCTCGATGTGGCCAACTCGGCCATCTCGACATGGGGCGCGGGTCATGGCCTCGAGGCCATAGCCTGCTGGAAAAACCTGGTGTTCGGCTTCATGGTGCTCATGCTGGCGCGCACGCTGGCCTCGCTCTACTTCATCAACAACATCGACGACGAGCAGCTGCGCAGCTCGCAGCGGCGCCACCTGTGGGTGAACGGTCTCGCATTTGTGGTGCTCTTTCTGGCCACGCTGGCACTCATACTCACGGCGCAGGGCGTTGAGACCGACGACACGGGCAATGCCCGCTGGGTCGACTACAAGTACCTGCACAACTACCTCGACATGTGGTGGAACCTGGTGCTGCTGGCAGCAGGCGTGGTGGCCGTGCTGTGGGGCATAGGCAAGACGCTGGCGGTGAAAAGCTACACCGGCGGCATTTGGTGGGCCGGCCTGGGCACAGTGGCGGTGGTGCTCACCCTGTTTTTCACCCTGGGCTACAACGACACGGCCTATTATCCCTCGATCATCGACGCCAACAGCAGCCTGAGCCTGCGCAACAGCAGCTCGTCGCTCTTCACGCTCGAGGTCATGAGCTGGGTATCGGTACTCGTGCCCTTTGTGCTGGCCTACATCTTCTATGCCTGGCACTCGATCGACCACGTGAAAATCACCCGCGACGAGATGCACGACACCGACCCCGACGACAAGTACTGA
- a CDS encoding restriction endonuclease subunit S: protein MAKQLYDYWFVQFDFPDENGKPYKSSGGKMKYCEELQIEMPDGWNVCRLSEFVSKNNTGDWGTDNPSENSIEIGCIRGADIIKLNNLPKRYIKSSNRAKLLSVWDVVIEVSGGSPIQATGRSAFITSGVIERNGGKITCSNFCHAFSFKDYKESAYFFYIWKMFYDNGIMFNYEGKTSGIKNFMTETFLANKWVKAPKGLIYKFFDTIKSIYAKIDANITESNALIKQRDELLLLLMNGQATVNYDLIFLCSPKFPLLWYVTKIIIR from the coding sequence ATGGCAAAACAACTCTACGACTACTGGTTCGTGCAGTTCGACTTCCCCGATGAGAATGGCAAACCCTACAAAAGTAGTGGTGGCAAGATGAAATATTGTGAAGAACTTCAAATAGAGATGCCAGATGGGTGGAATGTTTGTAGGTTAAGTGAGTTTGTCAGCAAGAATAATACTGGTGATTGGGGGACAGATAATCCATCCGAAAACTCAATTGAGATAGGATGTATTAGAGGGGCAGACATCATAAAGCTCAATAATCTTCCTAAGCGTTACATCAAATCAAGTAATAGAGCAAAGCTTCTTTCTGTATGGGACGTTGTAATAGAAGTCTCTGGTGGAAGTCCTATTCAAGCAACAGGGCGTAGTGCCTTTATAACCTCAGGAGTAATAGAAAGAAATGGAGGAAAGATAACGTGTTCAAATTTTTGTCACGCATTCTCTTTCAAAGATTACAAAGAGTCTGCATATTTCTTCTATATCTGGAAAATGTTCTATGACAATGGCATCATGTTTAATTATGAAGGGAAAACGAGTGGTATAAAGAACTTTATGACGGAAACCTTTTTGGCTAATAAATGGGTCAAAGCACCTAAGGGATTGATTTATAAGTTCTTTGATACCATAAAGAGCATTTATGCTAAAATAGATGCCAATATAACAGAGAGCAATGCCCTCATCAAGCAGCGCGACGAACTCCTACTGCTTTTGATGAATGGTCAGGCAACGGTAAATTATGATTTAATCTTTCTATGTTCTCCGAAGTTTCCGTTATTATGGTATGTCACCAAAATAATAATTAGATGA